Proteins encoded together in one Oxalobacteraceae sp. CFBP 8761 window:
- a CDS encoding ketoacyl-ACP synthase III, with protein sequence MAQATIRNVRYAGMASCVPRRILSNLHDCPPQIKSARERVVRNIGIETRRICPEWQTFSDLAFDASERLLAELQWNKNEIDALIVITQSPDYLIPATAIILQDRLGLKPGTIAFDINLGCSAYAFGLHVLGAMMASGGINKALLLVGDKAATVVEPLFSDAGTATALEYDPAAPPMYFDLNSDGSGYRAIMLPAGGHREPIGPQHLLPYKDEDGILRSPAALVLDGPAVLSFSTQRVPPAVRALLACADCPIEAVDYFVFHQANRMINDTIRKKLGLPVEKVPSTLHDFGNTSGASIPVTMTARLREALQGGKHKVLMSGFGIGLSWGSCIVDIDRAVFPALVES encoded by the coding sequence ATGGCCCAGGCGACCATCCGCAATGTCCGTTACGCCGGCATGGCGTCCTGCGTGCCACGGCGTATTCTGTCCAACCTGCACGACTGCCCGCCGCAGATAAAGAGCGCGCGCGAACGCGTGGTGCGCAATATCGGCATCGAGACGCGCCGCATCTGCCCCGAATGGCAAACCTTTTCCGACCTGGCGTTCGACGCCAGCGAGCGCCTGCTGGCCGAGCTGCAATGGAACAAGAACGAGATCGACGCGCTGATCGTCATCACCCAGTCGCCCGATTACCTGATCCCGGCCACCGCGATCATCCTGCAGGACCGCCTGGGCCTCAAGCCTGGCACGATTGCCTTCGACATCAACCTGGGTTGTTCGGCCTATGCCTTTGGCCTGCACGTGCTGGGCGCGATGATGGCTTCTGGTGGCATCAACAAAGCGCTGCTGCTGGTGGGCGACAAGGCTGCCACCGTGGTCGAGCCGCTGTTCTCGGATGCGGGCACCGCCACTGCGCTCGAATACGATCCGGCGGCGCCACCGATGTACTTCGACCTCAACAGCGACGGCAGCGGCTATCGCGCCATCATGCTGCCGGCGGGCGGGCATCGCGAACCGATCGGCCCGCAGCACCTGCTGCCCTACAAGGATGAAGACGGAATCCTTCGCAGTCCGGCCGCGCTGGTGCTCGACGGCCCGGCGGTGCTGAGCTTCTCGACCCAGCGCGTGCCGCCCGCCGTGCGCGCTCTGCTGGCGTGTGCCGATTGCCCGATCGAGGCTGTCGACTACTTCGTCTTCCACCAGGCGAACCGGATGATCAACGACACCATCCGCAAGAAGCTTGGCCTGCCGGTCGAGAAGGTGCCGTCGACGCTGCACGACTTTGGCAATACCAGCGGGGCCTCGATCCCCGTGACGATGACGGCGCGCCTGCGCGAGGCCCTGCAGGGCGGCAAGCACAAGGTGTTGATGTCGGGCTTCGGCATCGGCCTGTCGTGGGGCAGCTGCATCGTCGACATCGACCGCGCGGTGTTCCCGGCGCTGGTCGAATCATGA
- a CDS encoding acyl carrier protein produces the protein MDTLEQFVEKFRNAVDFQDVVHLTGDTNLKALAEWDSLAALGVIIMFDMEYDKAITGKDLVGCQLVSDVYKLIA, from the coding sequence ATGGACACACTCGAGCAATTCGTCGAAAAATTCAGGAACGCGGTCGACTTCCAGGACGTTGTGCACCTGACCGGGGACACCAATCTCAAGGCACTGGCCGAATGGGACTCGCTGGCGGCGCTGGGCGTGATCATCATGTTCGACATGGAGTACGATAAGGCGATCACCGGCAAGGATCTGGTCGGGTGCCAGCTCGTGAGCGACGTCTACAAACTGATCGCCTGA
- a CDS encoding GDP-mannose 4,6-dehydratase, translating to MTRLATDDTSASSGRAPLREGEGQRALITGLRGFTGYYLAQELAAAGYRVFGTVMPGEEVGPDMVAVDLCDRDAVAAMVAEVQPDVVAHLAGIAFVGHANVEAIYRVNVVGTRNLLEALASGSHRPTSVLLASSANIYGNASVPVIDEDVLPSPANDYAVSKLAMEYMARLWMDKLPITIVRPFNYTGVGQADNFLLPKIVSHFRRHEARIELGNLAIARDFSDVRMVARAYRRILAAAPAGEAFNVCSGTPHSLSNVIEMMGEIAGYRIDVQVNPAFVRANDVLQLTGSNRKLTAVVGDLAPTPLYETLRWMYLA from the coding sequence ATGACGCGCCTGGCCACGGACGACACCAGCGCATCTTCGGGGCGCGCCCCGCTGCGTGAAGGGGAAGGGCAGCGCGCCCTGATCACGGGCCTGCGCGGCTTTACCGGGTACTACCTGGCGCAAGAGCTGGCGGCTGCCGGCTACCGCGTGTTCGGCACCGTGATGCCGGGCGAAGAGGTCGGCCCCGACATGGTCGCAGTGGATCTGTGCGACCGCGATGCGGTCGCTGCCATGGTGGCCGAGGTGCAGCCCGATGTCGTGGCGCACCTGGCCGGTATCGCGTTTGTCGGCCACGCCAACGTCGAAGCGATTTACCGCGTCAACGTGGTGGGCACGCGCAACCTGCTCGAAGCGCTTGCGTCGGGCAGTCACCGGCCAACCAGCGTGCTGCTGGCGTCGTCGGCCAACATCTATGGTAATGCCAGCGTGCCTGTCATCGATGAAGACGTGCTGCCTTCGCCGGCCAACGATTACGCGGTGAGCAAGCTGGCCATGGAATACATGGCGCGCCTGTGGATGGACAAGTTGCCGATCACGATCGTGCGGCCGTTCAACTACACCGGCGTGGGGCAGGCGGACAATTTCCTGCTGCCGAAAATCGTTTCGCATTTCCGCCGCCACGAAGCGCGCATCGAACTGGGCAATCTCGCCATCGCGCGCGATTTCTCGGATGTGCGCATGGTGGCGCGTGCTTACCGCCGCATCCTGGCGGCAGCGCCGGCCGGCGAAGCCTTCAACGTCTGCTCGGGGACGCCGCATTCGCTGTCGAACGTCATCGAGATGATGGGCGAGATCGCCGGCTACCGCATCGACGTGCAGGTCAATCCGGCCTTCGTGCGTGCCAACGACGTGCTGCAACTGACTGGCAGCAATCGCAAGCTGACTGCCGTGGTGGGCGACCTGGCCCCGACGCCGCTGTACGAGACCTTGCGCTGGATGTACCTGGCGTGA
- a CDS encoding glycosyltransferase family 4 protein: MRVLHFYKTYHPDSVGGVEQVIRQMAVGTGRLGVTNTVLSLSRHQNLAPFEFEGHMVHRVPLNAEIASNAISVQSIGALARLAREADVVHYHFPWPFMDLAHFMARVNKPTVVTYHSDIVRQRHLLRLYQPLKHRFLRSVDAIVATSPNYLGSSTVLARYPDKTSVIPFGLDRTTYPQPDPDRLAHWRERVGPKFFLFVGVLRYYKGLHILLEAAAGTDYPVVIVGAGPIEQELKEQAARLGLKNVLFVGAIDEPDKAALLTLCYAVSFPSHLRSEAFGISLLEGAMYGKPMISSEIGTGTTYINIDGDTGLVVPPSDALALRAAMRTLWDNPELARTMGRRAAARFEELFTSEQMAANYTALYHDLIARRATGSSTATLDQTEAGLSQTKV, translated from the coding sequence ATGCGCGTCCTTCATTTTTACAAGACCTACCACCCGGATTCGGTCGGCGGCGTCGAACAGGTGATCCGCCAGATGGCCGTGGGCACCGGGCGCCTTGGCGTGACCAATACCGTGCTGTCGCTGTCGCGCCACCAGAACCTCGCACCGTTCGAGTTCGAAGGCCATATGGTGCACCGGGTCCCGCTCAATGCCGAGATCGCGTCCAACGCCATCTCGGTCCAATCGATCGGCGCGCTGGCGCGCCTGGCGCGTGAAGCCGACGTCGTGCACTACCACTTCCCGTGGCCGTTCATGGACCTGGCGCACTTCATGGCGCGCGTGAACAAGCCGACGGTGGTCACCTACCACTCCGACATCGTGCGCCAGCGCCACTTGCTGCGCCTGTACCAGCCGCTCAAGCACCGCTTCCTGCGCAGCGTCGACGCCATCGTCGCGACCTCGCCCAATTACCTGGGCTCGTCGACGGTGCTGGCGCGTTATCCGGACAAGACCAGCGTGATCCCGTTTGGCCTGGACCGCACCACCTACCCACAGCCCGATCCCGATCGCCTGGCGCACTGGCGCGAGCGGGTCGGCCCCAAGTTCTTCCTGTTCGTGGGCGTGCTGCGCTATTACAAGGGCCTGCACATCCTGCTCGAGGCGGCGGCTGGCACCGATTACCCGGTCGTCATCGTCGGCGCGGGGCCCATCGAGCAAGAACTGAAGGAACAAGCCGCGCGCCTCGGCCTGAAGAACGTCCTGTTTGTCGGCGCGATCGACGAACCCGATAAAGCCGCGCTGCTGACGCTGTGCTACGCGGTCTCGTTCCCATCGCACCTGCGCTCGGAAGCTTTCGGCATCTCGCTGCTCGAAGGCGCGATGTACGGCAAGCCCATGATCTCGAGCGAGATCGGCACCGGCACCACGTACATCAACATCGATGGCGACACGGGCCTGGTGGTCCCGCCATCGGACGCACTGGCATTGCGCGCCGCAATGCGCACGCTGTGGGACAACCCCGAACTGGCACGCACGATGGGCCGGCGCGCCGCCGCACGCTTCGAAGAGCTGTTCACCTCCGAGCAAATGGCCGCCAACTACACCGCGCTCTACCACGACCTGATCGCCCGCCGCGCCACCGGTTCAAGCACCGCTACGCTTGATCAAACGGAAGCAGGTTTGTCGCAGACGAAAGTCTGA
- a CDS encoding glycosyltransferase family 4 protein, with amino-acid sequence MIEPGLTGGRLDGIGVYTNALLRHLPATGCTVTPWSWPRARGRAGGISVGQAFPYSFEAATLLDLVTPAAHRVHMPLDVFHVTDYRVVRMDCPVVASLHDALPIKHPEWCNPRLRGLKNQLQAKAARKADHVIALSHFAIPELVECFGIDERRVTVVPCGVDESWLTPPAPEATRATLAAYELQAGYFLFVGTLQPRKNVERLLAAWLMLPAAVRAERALVIVGAPGSRSDALVASMGAARAAGENLVWLDRLTDQEQLRHLYVGAGVFVFPSLYEGYGIPVLEAFASNVPVVASNTTSLPEVAGDAALLVDPLSAGELAEAMRTLAQDSVARTRCIAAGRARAEQLTWQNTARLTANVYRAVLSQ; translated from the coding sequence ATGATCGAACCGGGGCTGACGGGCGGACGCCTCGATGGCATCGGTGTCTACACCAATGCACTGCTGCGCCACCTTCCGGCCACCGGCTGCACCGTCACGCCGTGGTCCTGGCCGCGTGCGCGCGGTAGGGCTGGCGGCATCAGTGTCGGCCAGGCTTTTCCGTATTCATTTGAAGCCGCCACGCTGCTCGACCTGGTGACGCCGGCGGCGCACCGCGTCCACATGCCGCTCGACGTGTTCCACGTCACCGATTACCGCGTGGTGCGCATGGACTGTCCGGTCGTGGCCAGCCTGCACGACGCGCTGCCGATCAAGCACCCGGAGTGGTGCAATCCGCGCTTGCGCGGGCTGAAAAACCAGTTGCAGGCCAAGGCCGCGCGCAAGGCCGACCACGTGATCGCGCTGTCGCACTTTGCCATCCCCGAACTGGTCGAGTGCTTCGGCATCGACGAACGGCGCGTAACGGTGGTGCCGTGCGGCGTCGACGAAAGCTGGCTGACACCGCCCGCGCCAGAGGCCACGCGCGCCACGCTGGCAGCCTACGAACTGCAGGCGGGCTATTTTCTGTTCGTGGGCACGCTGCAGCCGCGCAAGAACGTCGAGCGCTTGCTGGCCGCCTGGCTGATGCTGCCGGCGGCCGTGCGCGCCGAACGCGCGCTGGTGATCGTCGGCGCGCCCGGCAGCCGCAGCGACGCTCTGGTGGCCAGCATGGGAGCGGCGCGCGCGGCGGGCGAGAACCTCGTCTGGCTCGATCGCCTGACCGACCAGGAACAATTGCGCCACCTGTATGTCGGCGCCGGTGTATTCGTCTTTCCCTCGCTGTACGAGGGCTATGGGATCCCGGTGCTCGAAGCGTTTGCGTCGAACGTGCCGGTGGTGGCGTCCAATACGACCTCGCTGCCCGAAGTGGCGGGCGATGCGGCCTTGCTGGTCGACCCGCTGTCGGCGGGCGAACTGGCCGAGGCCATGCGTACGCTGGCACAAGACAGCGTTGCGCGCACGCGCTGTATCGCCGCCGGGCGTGCACGTGCCGAACAACTGACATGGCAAAACACCGCACGCCTGACGGCAAATGTGTACCGAGCCGTACTTTCGCAGTAA
- a CDS encoding PAS domain S-box protein produces MLPSFAVPEDPSLLTYGMYDPTLVVLSLLVAIFSSWMGLQVTGQANAHPSQRAIALGTGSLALGAGVWAMHFIGMLAFDLCTPVHYDHWTTVLSALPSIGASWVALSLISRPELRLSHLLVGGVLVGAGIGAMHYAGMDGMRMRLSLHYDPFTFAVSILVAVILATLALSVRHGLSRFQSVSESRRLLLSACVMGCAIAGMHYTGMAAARFSGTIDPGDAGSANSGFLALSITVTTVALSVAVLGVNGLLRYRQMFQDLSRSEAWMRALLTTTVDGVITVGRDGIITEFNASAERIFGWRREEIVGRSIRLLLTERGRAANFNVLTVLARGSLEGINTSTETWCLHKDGHEVPVRGAIGHARLREQDLFVCFVTDISERRAMESALQASEQQFRSLIGNIPGISYRSALNEDWPLIFISDAVERVTGYPARDFLGSPPRRVFGAMIHAEDRLRVGKETSAAMREHRPYLVEYRLLHADGSVRWLWENGTGVHDEAGNLQYLDGVILDITERREMEEALRCAKEKAEQAAAARATFVANMSHEIRTPMNSILGFTDVLLDGELNLEQRRHLDTVRSAGRALLRLLNEILDTAKLEKGAVELEQNDYNLLSLIDELSSTLAANARAKGLHLDIQYDPALPTGLRGDELRMRQVLTNLLDNAIKFTATGGVTLTVSADVDQLCIAVIDTGIGIAPDRLAAIFDPFTQADASMTRRFGGTGLGTTISKQLVELMGGRIWAESEPGQGATFHVRVPLILARFCNHAPRVRSAAVLPPLRVLVADDVPQNLELMQLLMTRRGHTMTAARDGGAIVELATSGEYDVALMDFQMPVMDGLDATRAIREHEARHGTARLPVIAMTASVLAEHRQASVDAGMDGFASKPVDWFALSHEIARVLGLEGGVPVEAAAVPTAPREVLNRRAGLHRWSNREDAYAEALDHFGRQYAQLDGAMRLHAAGGEHVQLRMLAHKVRGAAANVGLERLSDALATLEQATNAVPTDERHAAEALGVAGQALEAALAAIGNVAATPVPATPGATVDLTRARRAGGVLLEALRRGALNDGAMTSLAVALAAHPAITRVVQVQSAIADFDFDLALDHLEAVMAILGAESSDGAPGDATNDPSA; encoded by the coding sequence ATGCTGCCATCGTTCGCCGTTCCTGAAGATCCATCCCTGCTGACGTACGGGATGTACGACCCCACCCTGGTGGTGCTGTCGCTGCTGGTGGCGATCTTCTCGTCGTGGATGGGGTTGCAGGTGACGGGCCAGGCCAACGCCCATCCGTCGCAACGCGCCATTGCGCTCGGCACAGGCAGTCTGGCACTCGGCGCCGGGGTCTGGGCGATGCACTTCATCGGCATGCTTGCCTTCGACCTGTGCACGCCGGTGCATTACGACCACTGGACGACGGTGCTGTCGGCGCTGCCCAGCATCGGCGCGTCGTGGGTGGCGCTGAGCCTGATCTCGCGTCCCGAACTGCGCCTGTCCCACTTGCTGGTCGGCGGCGTGCTGGTCGGCGCCGGCATCGGCGCGATGCACTACGCCGGCATGGACGGCATGCGCATGCGGCTGTCGCTGCACTACGACCCGTTCACGTTCGCGGTCTCGATCCTGGTGGCCGTGATCCTGGCCACGCTGGCCCTGAGCGTGCGCCACGGCCTGTCGCGCTTCCAGTCGGTGTCCGAATCGCGCCGCCTGCTGCTGTCGGCGTGCGTGATGGGCTGCGCGATCGCCGGCATGCATTACACCGGCATGGCGGCTGCGCGCTTCTCGGGCACGATCGATCCGGGCGACGCGGGCAGTGCCAACAGCGGCTTTCTGGCGCTGTCGATCACGGTGACCACGGTGGCGCTGTCGGTGGCCGTGCTGGGGGTGAACGGCCTGCTGCGCTATCGCCAGATGTTCCAGGACCTCTCGCGCAGCGAAGCCTGGATGCGCGCCCTGCTCACCACAACGGTCGACGGCGTGATCACGGTCGGGCGTGACGGCATCATCACCGAATTCAATGCCTCGGCCGAGCGCATCTTCGGCTGGCGCCGCGAAGAGATCGTCGGGCGCAGCATCAGACTGCTGCTCACCGAGCGCGGTCGCGCCGCCAACTTCAACGTACTGACCGTGCTGGCGCGTGGCAGCCTTGAAGGCATCAACACCAGTACCGAAACCTGGTGCCTGCACAAGGATGGCCACGAAGTCCCGGTACGGGGTGCGATCGGCCATGCGCGGCTGCGCGAGCAGGACCTGTTCGTCTGCTTCGTCACCGACATCAGCGAGCGGCGCGCAATGGAGAGCGCGCTGCAGGCCAGCGAGCAGCAGTTCCGCTCCCTCATCGGCAATATTCCCGGCATCTCGTATCGCAGTGCGCTCAATGAAGACTGGCCGCTGATTTTCATCAGCGATGCGGTCGAACGCGTCACCGGTTACCCCGCGCGCGACTTCCTGGGCAGCCCGCCGCGCCGCGTGTTCGGCGCGATGATCCACGCCGAAGACCGCCTGCGGGTGGGCAAGGAAACCAGCGCCGCGATGCGCGAGCACCGGCCGTACCTGGTCGAATACCGCCTGCTGCACGCCGATGGCAGCGTGCGCTGGTTGTGGGAAAACGGCACCGGCGTGCACGATGAGGCAGGCAACCTCCAGTACCTCGACGGCGTCATCCTCGACATCACCGAGCGGCGCGAGATGGAAGAAGCGCTGCGCTGCGCCAAGGAGAAGGCCGAGCAGGCCGCGGCCGCCCGCGCTACCTTCGTGGCAAATATGAGCCACGAAATCCGCACGCCGATGAATTCGATCCTTGGCTTCACCGACGTGCTGCTCGACGGCGAACTCAATCTCGAGCAGCGCCGCCACCTGGACACCGTGCGCAGCGCCGGCCGCGCCCTGCTGCGGCTGCTCAATGAAATCCTCGACACGGCCAAGCTCGAAAAAGGCGCGGTCGAACTCGAACAGAACGACTACAACCTGCTGTCGCTGATCGATGAACTGTCATCGACGCTGGCGGCCAATGCCCGCGCCAAGGGCCTGCACCTGGACATCCAGTACGACCCGGCGCTGCCGACCGGCCTGCGCGGCGACGAACTGCGCATGCGCCAGGTGCTCACCAACCTGCTCGACAACGCGATCAAGTTCACCGCCACCGGCGGCGTGACGCTGACCGTGAGCGCCGATGTCGACCAGCTGTGCATCGCCGTGATCGACACCGGCATCGGCATCGCGCCCGACCGCCTGGCCGCGATCTTCGATCCGTTCACCCAGGCCGACGCGTCGATGACGCGCCGCTTCGGCGGCACCGGGTTGGGCACCACGATCAGCAAGCAGCTCGTCGAGCTGATGGGCGGACGGATCTGGGCCGAGAGCGAGCCGGGCCAGGGCGCGACCTTTCACGTGCGTGTGCCGCTGATCCTGGCGCGCTTCTGCAATCACGCGCCGCGGGTGCGCAGCGCCGCCGTACTGCCGCCGCTGCGCGTGCTGGTGGCCGACGACGTGCCGCAGAATCTCGAACTGATGCAGCTCCTGATGACGCGCCGCGGGCACACGATGACGGCCGCGCGCGACGGCGGCGCGATCGTCGAACTGGCCACCAGCGGCGAGTACGACGTGGCGCTGATGGACTTCCAGATGCCGGTGATGGATGGCCTGGACGCGACCCGCGCCATTCGCGAGCACGAGGCGCGCCATGGAACGGCGCGCCTGCCGGTGATCGCGATGACCGCCAGCGTGCTGGCCGAGCACCGCCAGGCCAGCGTCGATGCAGGCATGGACGGCTTTGCCAGCAAGCCGGTCGACTGGTTCGCCCTGTCGCATGAGATCGCGCGCGTGCTCGGCCTCGAAGGTGGCGTGCCGGTCGAAGCGGCCGCCGTCCCGACGGCGCCACGCGAAGTGCTCAACCGGCGCGCCGGCCTGCACCGCTGGAGCAACCGCGAAGACGCTTACGCCGAAGCCCTCGACCACTTCGGCCGCCAGTACGCGCAGCTGGACGGCGCGATGCGCCTGCATGCCGCCGGCGGCGAGCACGTGCAACTGCGCATGCTGGCGCACAAGGTGCGCGGCGCCGCCGCCAACGTCGGCCTGGAGCGCTTGTCCGACGCGCTGGCCACGCTGGAGCAGGCGACCAATGCGGTGCCGACCGACGAGCGGCACGCGGCCGAGGCGCTCGGCGTGGCGGGACAGGCGCTCGAGGCCGCGCTGGCCGCGATCGGCAACGTGGCCGCCACGCCAGTGCCGGCCACGCCAGGCGCCACCGTCGACCTGACACGCGCGCGGCGCGCCGGCGGCGTGCTGCTCGAAGCGCTGCGCCGCGGCGCCCTGAACGACGGCGCCATGACCAGCCTCGCTGTGGCGCTGGCCGCCCATCCGGCCATCACCCGCGTGGTCCAGGTGCAGTCGGCCATCGCCGATTTCGATTTCGATCTCGCCCTCGATCACCTGGAGGCCGTGATGGCGATCCTGGGGGCCGAGTCCTCTGACGGCGCGCCTGGCGACGCCACCAACGATCCTTCCGCATGA
- a CDS encoding transporter substrate-binding domain-containing protein, producing MRFRQLCIGLVILSATARAAPLPVPYLSITTESSAPSSMLEDGRVVGIATDKIRVVMERAGVTHDITLLPWKRAYAAALQQTNGCVYSATRTPEREALFKWIGPTDVAQWVLMGRTDRAWRITSLEDARGLRIGTYAGDARDTYLRSRGHVVDTSPHDMLNPPKLLQGRIDLWAASWRAGSDVLAQNGWDKQIVPVHVFNRVAVYLACNRAVPDALVKRLNAGFEAIERDGTARAIERRYEWRATTR from the coding sequence ATGCGATTTCGGCAACTCTGCATTGGCCTTGTCATCCTGTCGGCGACGGCACGGGCGGCGCCGCTGCCCGTACCTTACCTGTCGATCACCACCGAGAGCTCGGCGCCGTCGAGCATGCTGGAGGACGGGCGCGTGGTGGGTATCGCTACCGACAAGATCCGGGTTGTGATGGAACGCGCCGGCGTCACCCACGACATCACGCTGCTGCCCTGGAAGCGCGCGTACGCGGCCGCACTGCAACAGACCAACGGCTGCGTGTACTCCGCCACCCGCACGCCGGAACGCGAAGCCTTGTTCAAATGGATCGGGCCAACCGACGTGGCGCAGTGGGTCCTGATGGGGCGCACCGACCGCGCCTGGCGTATCACGAGCCTGGAAGACGCACGCGGCCTGCGCATTGGCACCTATGCCGGCGACGCACGTGACACCTATCTGCGTAGCCGGGGCCATGTCGTCGATACATCGCCCCATGACATGCTCAATCCGCCCAAGCTCCTGCAGGGCCGCATCGATCTGTGGGCCGCCAGCTGGCGCGCGGGCAGCGACGTGCTGGCCCAGAATGGCTGGGACAAGCAGATCGTGCCGGTACACGTGTTCAACCGGGTCGCCGTCTACCTGGCCTGCAACCGGGCCGTGCCCGATGCACTGGTCAAGCGCCTGAATGCCGGGTTTGAAGCGATCGAGCGCGACGGCACGGCACGTGCCATCGAGCGGCGCTACGAGTGGCGTGCTACTACACGGTGA
- a CDS encoding two-component system response regulator produces the protein MNQPNTRPLILAVDDEASNLQLLRQILQDHYRLLFAKDGARALELARQEQPDLVLLDVMMPGMSGYEVCAALKAHPATASVPVIFVTALTETADEVEGFEAGAVDYITKPVSPPVVRARVRTHLSLVRMEALRASRLEIVQRLGLAAEYKDNETGLHVIRMSHFSHVLGIAAGLNEAEADDLLHAAPMHDVGKIGIPDRILQKPGPLDPDEWKIMQSHVTIGAEIIGEHASGMLALARKIALTHHEKYDGSGYPNGLAGEAIPLVGRIVAIADVFDALTSLRPYKKAWTEEDAVAFLHDQKGRHFDPQLVDLFTTRLPAIREIRTRWAEKP, from the coding sequence ATGAACCAACCGAATACCCGGCCGCTGATCCTGGCCGTCGACGATGAAGCGAGCAACCTGCAGCTGCTGCGCCAGATCCTGCAGGACCACTACCGCCTGCTGTTCGCCAAGGATGGCGCGCGTGCGCTCGAACTGGCGCGCCAGGAGCAGCCCGACCTGGTCCTGCTGGACGTGATGATGCCGGGGATGTCCGGCTACGAAGTGTGCGCGGCGCTGAAGGCCCATCCGGCCACGGCGTCGGTGCCGGTGATTTTCGTGACCGCCCTGACCGAGACGGCCGACGAAGTGGAAGGGTTCGAGGCCGGCGCGGTCGACTACATCACCAAGCCGGTCAGCCCGCCAGTCGTGCGCGCGCGCGTGCGCACCCACCTGTCGCTGGTGCGCATGGAAGCGCTGCGCGCGAGCCGCCTGGAAATCGTCCAGCGCCTGGGCCTGGCGGCCGAGTACAAGGACAACGAGACCGGCCTGCACGTGATCCGCATGAGCCATTTTTCGCACGTCCTGGGTATCGCGGCCGGCCTGAACGAGGCGGAAGCGGACGACCTGCTGCATGCGGCGCCAATGCACGACGTGGGCAAGATCGGCATCCCGGACCGCATCCTGCAAAAACCGGGACCGCTCGACCCCGACGAGTGGAAGATCATGCAGAGCCACGTGACGATCGGCGCCGAGATCATCGGCGAACACGCCAGCGGCATGCTCGCACTGGCGCGCAAGATCGCGCTCACGCACCACGAAAAATACGATGGCAGCGGCTACCCGAACGGCCTGGCCGGCGAAGCAATCCCGCTGGTCGGCCGCATCGTGGCCATCGCCGACGTCTTCGACGCACTGACCTCGTTGCGCCCCTACAAGAAAGCCTGGACCGAAGAAGACGCAGTCGCCTTCCTGCACGACCAGAAAGGCCGCCACTTCGACCCCCAGCTAGTCGACCTCTTCACCACCCGCCTCCCCGCCATCCGCGAAATCCGCACCCGCTGGGCCGAAAAACCCTAA
- the gmd gene encoding GDP-mannose 4,6-dehydratase has translation MHNKRALITGITGQDGAYLAQLLLEKGYHVTGTYRRSSSVNFWRMDELGVTTHPNLSLVEYDLTDLASSIRLLETAQPGEVYNLAAQSFVGVSFDQPLATASITGLGAVHLLEAIRIVNPKIRFYQASTSEMFGKVQAIPQIEETPFYPRSPYGVAKLYAHWMTINYRESYDIFGSSGILFNHESPLRGREFVTRKITDTVAKIKLGKQDVLELGNMDAKRDWGFAKEYVEGMWRMLQADKPDTYVLATNRTETVRDFVNMAFKAVDVTLDWSGSGDNEVAHCTASGKQLVRVSPKFYRPAEVELLIGDPAKARRELGWEPKTTLEELCQMMVDADLRRNELGFSF, from the coding sequence ATGCATAACAAACGAGCCCTCATCACCGGCATCACCGGCCAGGACGGCGCCTATCTGGCGCAACTGCTTCTCGAAAAAGGCTACCACGTCACCGGCACCTATCGCCGTTCGAGCTCAGTCAATTTCTGGCGCATGGATGAGCTCGGCGTTACCACGCATCCGAACCTGTCGCTCGTCGAATACGATCTGACCGACCTGGCCTCGAGCATCCGCCTGCTGGAAACGGCGCAGCCGGGCGAGGTCTATAACCTGGCAGCGCAAAGTTTTGTTGGCGTGTCGTTCGACCAGCCACTGGCTACCGCATCGATTACCGGTCTGGGCGCCGTCCACCTGCTCGAGGCGATCCGCATCGTCAACCCGAAGATCCGCTTCTACCAGGCGTCGACGTCGGAAATGTTCGGCAAGGTGCAGGCGATCCCGCAAATCGAAGAAACCCCGTTCTACCCGCGCAGCCCGTATGGCGTGGCCAAGCTGTACGCGCACTGGATGACGATCAACTACCGCGAGTCGTATGACATCTTCGGTTCGTCGGGCATCCTGTTTAACCACGAGTCGCCACTGCGCGGCCGTGAGTTCGTCACGCGCAAGATCACCGATACCGTCGCCAAGATCAAGCTGGGCAAGCAGGACGTGCTCGAGCTGGGCAATATGGACGCCAAGCGCGACTGGGGTTTTGCCAAGGAATACGTCGAAGGCATGTGGCGCATGCTGCAGGCCGACAAGCCTGACACCTATGTGCTGGCGACCAACCGCACCGAGACTGTGCGCGATTTCGTCAACATGGCCTTCAAGGCCGTCGACGTGACACTCGACTGGAGCGGCAGCGGCGACAACGAAGTGGCCCACTGCACCGCCAGCGGCAAGCAACTGGTGCGCGTCTCGCCGAAGTTCTATCGTCCGGCCGAAGTCGAGCTGCTCATTGGCGATCCGGCCAAGGCCAGGCGCGAGCTGGGCTGGGAACCGAAGACCACGCTCGAAGAGCTGTGCCAGATGATGGTCGATGCCGATCTGCGTCGCAACGAACTGGGCTTCTCGTTCTGA